From Anaerotignum faecicola, the proteins below share one genomic window:
- a CDS encoding MarR family transcriptional regulator: MDKNDIKISDTFLRVASKLSEFDDNSKCRVEDEEFVNTEMKIVKLIKEHDGIHITGIAELLGVTKGAVSQVTNKLEKKGVIVKEKDINNLSRIILKLTPKGEQLYDVHEAFHAELNGLIGEMLKNSSEENKAFLKNLLDAVETKILKIHID; the protein is encoded by the coding sequence ATGGATAAAAATGATATTAAAATAAGCGATACGTTTTTAAGAGTTGCCTCAAAGCTTTCTGAATTTGATGATAATTCAAAATGTAGGGTTGAGGATGAAGAATTCGTAAATACGGAAATGAAAATTGTAAAACTAATTAAGGAACACGACGGCATCCATATAACCGGTATTGCGGAGTTGCTTGGAGTTACAAAAGGGGCCGTTTCACAGGTGACTAATAAGCTTGAAAAGAAGGGAGTAATAGTAAAAGAGAAAGATATAAATAATTTGTCAAGAATTATTCTCAAGCTTACGCCAAAGGGCGAACAGTTATACGACGTGCATGAAGCATTCCATGCTGAGCTTAACGGTTTGATCGGTGAAATGCTTAAAAATTCCTCTGAAGAAAATAAAGCTTTTCTTAAAAATTTATTAGACGCAGTTGAAACAAAAATATTGAAAATACATATTGATTAG
- a CDS encoding zinc ribbon domain-containing protein: MDPYFLGVIIGSLISGAIVGAIPAIAGSVKGKIGLALGGFFACLVSSVILGLILSVPVCAVFMYFIFKNNKNVSEKNMKDDFIHMPGTYCAKCGEMLDEGSNFCRKCGNKLN, translated from the coding sequence ATGGATCCTTATTTTCTTGGGGTTATTATAGGTTCTTTAATTTCAGGAGCTATTGTAGGAGCTATACCTGCCATAGCCGGCAGTGTGAAAGGGAAAATAGGTTTGGCGTTGGGTGGATTTTTTGCCTGCCTTGTTTCATCCGTTATATTAGGGCTTATACTTTCAGTGCCTGTCTGCGCAGTATTTATGTATTTTATATTTAAAAATAATAAAAATGTTTCGGAAAAAAACATGAAAGATGATTTTATACATATGCCCGGAACATATTGTGCGAAATGCGGAGAAATGTTGGACGAGGGTTCTAATTTTTGCCGCAAGTGCGGAAACAAACTTAATTAA